A region from the Clostridium beijerinckii genome encodes:
- the rsmD gene encoding 16S rRNA (guanine(966)-N(2))-methyltransferase RsmD: protein MRIIAGKARGHKLIPPATMETRPTLDRVKEAMFSTIQPYIPEAVVVDVFSGTGSLGLESASRGASEVYLFDKSSETFPLLKQNVENLKFQDFCFPINTDAYAGLKQLASKGKRFDIIFIDPPYCKEMIPEAMKIVKEYQLLKNDGIIVTKIDSIETIYEGYEDIKLIKSKRYGNTTVCYYKYEEK, encoded by the coding sequence TTGAGGATAATAGCAGGAAAAGCAAGAGGACATAAATTAATACCTCCAGCGACAATGGAAACTAGACCTACATTAGATAGAGTTAAGGAAGCTATGTTTAGCACAATTCAGCCATATATACCAGAGGCGGTGGTTGTAGATGTTTTTTCAGGAACAGGAAGTTTGGGATTGGAATCTGCAAGCAGAGGAGCAAGCGAGGTTTACTTATTTGATAAGAGTTCAGAAACATTTCCATTATTAAAGCAAAATGTTGAAAATCTTAAATTTCAAGATTTTTGTTTTCCAATAAATACTGATGCATATGCAGGCCTTAAACAATTAGCAAGTAAGGGGAAAAGATTTGATATAATATTTATAGATCCACCTTATTGTAAAGAAATGATTCCAGAAGCTATGAAAATAGTTAAGGAATACCAATTGTTAAAGAACGATGGAATAATAGTTACTAAAATAGATAGTATTGAAACAATTTATGAAGGATATGAGGACATAAAGTTAATTAAGAGCAAAAGGTATGGAAATACAACTGTATGTTATTATAAGTATGAGGAGAAATAA
- a CDS encoding nucleotidyltransferase produces MIIIITGIITEYNPFHKGHEYHLQNAKYHTNAEGIVCIMSGNFMQRGIPAIVDKWKRAEMAIKNGVDLVLELPLVYSISSAEHFAFGSVSLLNSLGIVDHLYFGSEEGNIDTLDDIAKVLVSEPYEYKSRLKNNLNLGLPFHLSRANALNDYLNCNDVFNVLSNSNNILGIEYIKALRTLNSLIIPKTLKREGSSYNNSNLDSLFSSATSIRKHLRENSLSELINVLPQVSYDILYDLSCSGYPFTFEEDMFKYIKYKFLTNEKSLLKLPDISEGLENRILKEILNSNSLNELILNSKSKRYTYTRINRILAQSFLNLEDFDLFNLSKMPAPYARVLGFNSTGRNMLKNIKSKDNINVITKVPKNNLCDHMKIDILGTKAYSLLNSKIHPMEDYLKGPIII; encoded by the coding sequence ATGATTATAATAATTACAGGAATAATTACAGAATACAATCCTTTTCACAAAGGGCATGAATATCATCTTCAAAATGCAAAATACCATACAAATGCAGAGGGTATAGTTTGTATCATGAGTGGAAATTTTATGCAAAGAGGAATACCTGCAATTGTAGATAAGTGGAAAAGAGCAGAAATGGCTATTAAAAATGGAGTTGATTTGGTTTTAGAATTACCCCTAGTTTATTCAATATCTTCTGCAGAACATTTTGCTTTTGGAAGTGTATCTCTTCTTAATTCTTTAGGTATAGTGGACCATCTATACTTCGGAAGTGAAGAAGGAAATATAGATACATTAGATGATATAGCGAAAGTTCTAGTTTCTGAGCCTTATGAATATAAAAGTCGTTTGAAAAATAATTTGAATTTAGGCTTACCTTTCCACTTAAGCCGTGCAAATGCTCTTAATGATTATTTAAATTGTAATGATGTTTTTAATGTATTATCTAATTCCAATAATATTTTAGGCATTGAATACATAAAAGCTTTAAGAACGTTAAATAGTTTAATAATACCTAAAACATTAAAAAGAGAAGGTTCATCTTACAACAATAGTAATTTAGATTCACTTTTTTCTTCTGCTACTTCCATAAGAAAACACCTTAGGGAAAATTCACTAAGTGAATTAATTAATGTTCTCCCACAAGTTAGTTACGATATTTTATATGATTTATCTTGTTCAGGTTATCCATTTACTTTTGAAGAGGATATGTTTAAATATATTAAATATAAATTCCTCACAAACGAAAAATCTCTTTTAAAATTGCCTGATATTTCAGAGGGCTTAGAAAACAGAATATTAAAAGAAATTTTAAATTCAAATTCTTTAAATGAATTAATCCTAAATTCTAAGAGTAAAAGATATACTTATACTAGAATTAACAGAATACTTGCTCAAAGTTTTTTGAATCTTGAAGACTTTGATTTATTTAACTTATCTAAAATGCCTGCGCCTTATGCAAGGGTTCTTGGTTTTAATTCTACGGGACGTAATATGCTAAAGAATATAAAATCTAAAGATAATATTAATGTGATAACTAAAGTTCCAAAAAATAATTTATGTGACCATATGAAAATTGATATTTTAGGTACTAAGGCATATTCTCTTTTAAATTCAAAAATACATCCTATGGAAGATTATTTAAAAGGTCCTATTATAATATAG
- the ylbJ gene encoding sporulation integral membrane protein YlbJ: MLYVVILWFLIISLIVILIKQLNIKKNIIICIFISILIILFILNIKQCISAAIDGCELWYKSILPTTFPFIVICNLLIYYDGITLYSKFLGPLICKPLGLSKNCSFPIVASILCGYPLGAKYCVDLYSMEYIEKSEYERLLNIASNVGPLFLIGSVAGTLLGNLALGYILLIGNYSSLIFIGFITKKKRTPIKVSSLSRPKYEIINFGSAIKNAVQNGINTALSIGGFIVIFSVLITLIKNNVYFYIMFEQLENFFSLPVGTLYFLFLGSIEMTNGCSLISTLSLPLPLKLSMISFLCSFSGLAVIAQVSSFVSDTKIHYSKYIFLKLIQGIFSFIITYILLQILPTSIYTSNLGINSSMSEYTHFYPMLVLFLLTFLLYILNKASKLFFHAT; encoded by the coding sequence ATGCTATATGTTGTTATCTTATGGTTTTTAATTATAAGCTTAATTGTTATTTTAATTAAGCAACTTAATATAAAAAAAAATATTATTATTTGCATATTTATTTCCATATTAATAATTCTTTTTATATTAAATATAAAACAATGTATTTCTGCTGCCATTGATGGATGTGAATTATGGTATAAATCCATATTACCAACAACATTTCCCTTTATAGTTATTTGTAATTTATTAATATATTATGATGGAATAACCCTTTATTCCAAATTTCTTGGCCCTTTAATTTGCAAACCTTTAGGACTTTCTAAGAATTGTTCTTTTCCTATTGTAGCCAGCATTTTATGTGGATATCCTTTAGGTGCAAAGTACTGTGTTGATTTATATTCTATGGAATATATTGAAAAAAGTGAGTATGAGAGGCTTTTAAATATAGCTTCTAATGTCGGTCCATTATTTTTAATCGGTTCTGTTGCTGGGACTTTACTCGGGAATCTAGCTTTAGGTTATATTTTGCTTATTGGAAATTACTCATCACTCATATTCATAGGATTTATAACAAAAAAAAAGAGAACCCCAATCAAAGTAAGTTCTCTGTCTCGTCCTAAATATGAAATTATAAATTTTGGTTCCGCAATAAAAAATGCAGTTCAAAATGGAATAAACACCGCCTTATCTATTGGTGGTTTTATTGTAATCTTTTCTGTTTTAATAACTCTAATTAAAAATAATGTTTATTTTTATATTATGTTTGAACAATTGGAGAATTTTTTTAGCTTACCTGTTGGGACTTTATACTTTTTATTTTTAGGAAGTATAGAAATGACAAATGGATGTAGTCTAATATCTACGCTTTCTCTTCCACTTCCACTTAAATTAAGTATGATAAGCTTCTTATGTTCATTTTCAGGTCTAGCTGTAATTGCACAAGTCAGCTCCTTTGTCAGCGATACTAAAATTCATTATAGTAAATATATTTTTTTAAAGCTAATCCAAGGAATATTTAGTTTTATTATAACTTATATATTGTTACAAATTTTACCTACAAGTATATACACATCTAATCTTGGAATAAATTCTTCTATGAGTGAATATACACATTTTTATCCAATGTTGGTACTATTTTTATTAACATTTTTATTATATATACTTAATAAGGCTTCTAAATTATTTTTTCATGCTACGTAA
- a CDS encoding phosphate acetyltransferase codes for MDLMKKIWTDAQANKKKIVLPEGNEERTIAAAEKIHKLGLAYPILVGNKEEIMNKSKDLDVDLSGVEIIDPNEADNLNKYITAFYDLRKKKGMTMEKADKIVRDPLYFGTMMVKLDDADGMVSGAVHTTGDLLRPGLQIIKTAPGVSVVSSFFIMQVPGSNYGEEGLLLFGDCAVNPNPNEDQLAAIAIATAETAKTLCKMEPKVAMLSFSTMGSADNELVDKVRNATQKAKELRPDLDIDGELQLDAAIVKKVADQKAPNSKVAGRANVLVFPDLQAGNIGYKLVQRFANADAIGPVCQGFAKPINDLSRGCSSDDIVNVVALTAVQAQTNK; via the coding sequence ATGGATCTTATGAAAAAAATATGGACTGATGCACAAGCAAATAAAAAGAAAATTGTTCTTCCAGAAGGTAATGAAGAAAGAACTATTGCAGCAGCAGAAAAAATACACAAATTAGGATTAGCGTATCCAATTTTAGTTGGTAATAAAGAAGAAATAATGAATAAGTCGAAAGATTTGGATGTAGATTTATCAGGAGTTGAAATAATAGATCCAAATGAAGCGGATAACTTAAATAAATATATTACAGCCTTTTACGATCTTAGAAAGAAAAAAGGTATGACAATGGAGAAGGCAGACAAAATAGTGAGGGATCCTCTATATTTTGGAACAATGATGGTTAAGTTAGACGATGCGGATGGAATGGTATCAGGAGCTGTTCATACTACTGGAGACTTATTAAGACCAGGATTACAAATAATAAAGACAGCACCAGGCGTATCTGTTGTTTCAAGCTTTTTTATAATGCAAGTTCCAGGATCAAATTATGGAGAAGAGGGACTATTGCTATTTGGAGACTGTGCAGTTAACCCAAACCCTAATGAGGATCAACTAGCTGCAATTGCAATTGCAACAGCAGAAACAGCTAAAACTTTGTGTAAAATGGAGCCTAAAGTAGCAATGTTATCGTTCTCTACTATGGGAAGTGCTGATAATGAATTAGTAGATAAAGTTAGAAACGCAACACAAAAAGCAAAAGAACTAAGACCTGATTTAGATATAGACGGAGAATTACAGTTAGATGCAGCTATAGTTAAAAAGGTTGCAGATCAAAAAGCACCAAATAGCAAGGTTGCAGGAAGAGCTAATGTTTTGGTATTCCCAGATTTACAAGCAGGTAATATAGGATATAAACTAGTTCAAAGATTTGCTAATGCAGATGCTATTGGACCAGTTTGTCAAGGTTTTGCAAAACCAATAAATGACTTATCAAGAGGATGTAGTTCAGATGATATCGTAAATGTTGTTGCATTAACAGCAGTTCAAGCACAAACTAATAAGTAG
- a CDS encoding DNA helicase RecG has protein sequence MDIYSNISALKGVGPKATEKLNRCGIFNILDILLYFPRDYEFVDGNAQFESITGEDKQILKCEVVRFRSDIKTKTGKVITTIEFNYDGHTVSAKWFNQRYIRNSFRLGRIYNLMGKFKRIGNTLEVVNPVITCEEALCSEILPKYPLKGDISNKLFEKLTNEILSNMEVKENLSKEIVDKYSLLSLNDAIRSIHFPDNKEILEKAKIRLKFQELFTYSLKLLLLKYKLKKNTNGIFFEWVDEFSDFKEKLPFPLTNAQTRVVREILRDQKSNFSMNRLIQGDVGSGKTIVALIAIFNVIKNGYQCAFMAPTEILASQHFEESKKIFEDFNIEIELLTGSTTLKEKQRIKERIKTLEPILVIGTHALFQDDVEFRKLGLIVTDEQHRFGVEQRSRLINKGKRADCLVMTATPIPRTLALYLYSDLDVSIIDELPPGRKKIDTRFYVEAQRDIGYDLAYNEIKNGRQVYIVCPLIEEDEKEELSSVETVYNRLTTGIFKDLKVEILHGKMKGSEKDEIIKRFKNNDFNVLISTTVIEVGVNVPNASVMIVENAERFGLSQLHQLRGRVGRGAYSSYCILIAKAKSNTTKKRMQIMTECSDGFLISEKDLELRGAGEMFGRKQSGDEGFILANLYDDIKILRCAKLEANNMLQNECDLNREIINEITKNLEKSSKYICFN, from the coding sequence TTGGATATATATAGTAATATTTCTGCTTTAAAAGGAGTAGGTCCAAAAGCTACTGAAAAATTAAATAGATGTGGAATTTTTAATATATTGGATATTTTATTATATTTCCCAAGAGATTATGAATTTGTAGATGGGAATGCACAGTTTGAAAGTATTACTGGAGAAGATAAGCAAATATTAAAATGTGAAGTTGTTAGATTTAGAAGTGACATTAAAACAAAAACTGGTAAAGTGATCACAACAATAGAATTTAATTATGATGGACATACGGTATCTGCTAAGTGGTTTAATCAAAGATATATAAGAAATTCTTTTAGGTTAGGTAGAATATATAATTTAATGGGTAAGTTTAAAAGAATAGGTAATACGTTAGAAGTAGTTAATCCTGTTATTACTTGTGAAGAAGCACTTTGCAGCGAAATCTTACCTAAGTATCCTTTAAAGGGAGACATAAGTAATAAATTATTTGAAAAGCTAACTAATGAGATCTTATCGAATATGGAAGTTAAAGAAAATTTATCTAAGGAAATAGTAGATAAATATTCTTTACTATCTTTAAATGATGCTATAAGAAGCATACATTTCCCAGACAATAAGGAGATACTAGAAAAAGCAAAAATAAGACTAAAGTTTCAAGAATTATTTACATATTCATTAAAATTATTGCTTCTAAAGTATAAGCTTAAAAAAAATACAAACGGAATATTTTTTGAATGGGTAGATGAATTTAGTGATTTTAAAGAAAAATTACCATTCCCACTCACAAACGCGCAAACTAGAGTTGTACGTGAAATTTTAAGAGACCAAAAATCAAATTTTTCTATGAATAGATTAATTCAAGGTGATGTTGGAAGTGGAAAAACCATAGTTGCTCTAATAGCTATTTTTAATGTTATTAAGAATGGATACCAATGTGCTTTTATGGCTCCAACAGAAATTCTTGCAAGTCAACATTTTGAAGAATCTAAAAAGATTTTTGAAGATTTTAATATAGAAATAGAATTATTAACAGGATCAACTACTTTAAAGGAAAAGCAAAGAATCAAAGAGAGAATTAAAACGTTAGAACCTATTTTGGTAATAGGAACTCATGCACTTTTCCAAGATGATGTAGAATTTAGAAAATTAGGACTAATAGTAACTGATGAACAACATAGATTTGGTGTGGAGCAAAGAAGCAGGCTTATAAATAAAGGGAAAAGAGCAGATTGTTTAGTTATGACAGCTACGCCGATTCCTAGAACTTTAGCTTTATACCTTTATTCAGATTTGGATGTATCTATAATTGATGAATTACCTCCAGGTAGAAAGAAAATAGATACTAGATTTTATGTAGAAGCTCAAAGAGATATAGGTTATGATTTGGCGTATAATGAAATAAAAAATGGAAGACAAGTATATATTGTTTGTCCGCTTATCGAAGAAGATGAAAAGGAAGAATTAAGTTCAGTTGAAACTGTATATAATAGACTTACAACTGGAATTTTTAAAGATTTAAAAGTTGAAATTCTTCATGGAAAAATGAAAGGCTCTGAAAAAGATGAAATAATAAAGAGATTTAAAAATAATGATTTTAATGTTTTAATTTCAACTACTGTAATTGAAGTTGGTGTCAATGTTCCTAATGCTTCAGTTATGATCGTTGAAAATGCAGAAAGATTTGGTCTTTCTCAGCTTCATCAATTAAGAGGGCGAGTTGGACGTGGAGCATATTCATCTTATTGCATATTAATAGCAAAAGCTAAAAGCAATACAACTAAAAAGAGGATGCAAATAATGACAGAATGTAGTGATGGTTTTTTAATATCAGAAAAAGATTTGGAACTTAGAGGTGCAGGAGAAATGTTTGGCAGAAAACAAAGTGGAGATGAAGGATTTATACTTGCAAATCTTTATGATGATATAAAAATATTAAGATGTGCTAAACTAGAGGCAAATAATATGTTGCAAAATGAATGTGATTTAAATAGAGAAATAATAAATGAAATCACCAAAAACTTAGAAAAAAGCAGTAAATATATTTGCTTCAATTAA
- a CDS encoding ATPase — MEKMDVNIIELLEYLQDLVENSSKVPMSGKVMIDKKEIIEVIDQIINYMPDQFKKAEWVMNERERILNEAKKEYDSVRKDTMTMMKQNVEKHDIVKEAKIRAEEIINSAQRDAKAIRLGSRDYSDEILTQLDKEIEDQKIKLIKSLQTSFESVAKNIDTSLTGACDVIKDNVKELRSMKK, encoded by the coding sequence ATGGAAAAGATGGATGTAAATATTATAGAATTATTAGAATATTTACAAGACTTGGTGGAAAATTCATCAAAGGTGCCAATGAGTGGTAAGGTTATGATTGATAAAAAAGAAATTATTGAAGTTATTGATCAAATAATTAATTATATGCCAGATCAATTTAAAAAAGCTGAATGGGTTATGAATGAGAGAGAACGAATATTAAATGAAGCTAAAAAAGAATATGATTCTGTTAGAAAAGATACTATGACAATGATGAAGCAAAATGTTGAAAAACATGATATTGTAAAGGAAGCAAAAATAAGAGCTGAAGAAATTATAAACTCAGCACAACGAGATGCTAAGGCTATAAGACTAGGCTCTAGAGATTATTCTGATGAAATATTAACTCAATTAGATAAAGAAATAGAAGATCAAAAAATAAAATTAATAAAAAGCCTCCAAACTAGTTTTGAATCAGTTGCAAAGAACATAGATACAAGTTTAACTGGTGCATGTGATGTTATAAAAGATAATGTTAAAGAATTACGTAGCATGAAAAAATAA
- a CDS encoding pantetheine-phosphate adenylyltransferase, with the protein MKIAVYPGSFDPITNGHLDIIKRGAKAFDKIIVAVLVNVDKKCLFEVDERVELIKKVTRDIENVEVRSFNGLLVNFLKECNTNIILKGLRTTFDFEYELQMAFMNNELDRNIETICMMSSSENLHISSSNVKQVAKFGGNIERLVPNEVVSDIISRINI; encoded by the coding sequence ATGAAAATTGCAGTATATCCAGGAAGCTTTGATCCTATAACTAATGGACATCTTGATATTATAAAACGAGGGGCAAAGGCTTTTGATAAAATTATAGTAGCAGTATTAGTTAATGTGGATAAAAAGTGTCTTTTTGAAGTTGATGAAAGAGTTGAATTAATAAAGAAAGTGACAAGAGATATAGAAAATGTCGAAGTTAGAAGTTTTAATGGGCTTTTAGTAAACTTTCTGAAAGAATGTAATACTAATATAATTTTAAAGGGATTAAGAACGACTTTTGATTTTGAATATGAGTTACAAATGGCATTTATGAATAATGAATTAGATCGCAATATTGAAACTATATGTATGATGTCATCTTCTGAAAATCTACATATAAGTTCGTCAAATGTTAAGCAAGTAGCTAAATTTGGAGGGAATATTGAGAGGCTTGTTCCGAATGAAGTTGTATCGGATATAATATCTAGAATAAATATCTAA